In Campylobacter sp. 2014D-0216, the following proteins share a genomic window:
- a CDS encoding CPBP family intramembrane glutamic endopeptidase, whose protein sequence is MALSTHLFLAISLVLLSLDKAKISYLFLLFSLLLGYMFNIINATFIMINVLVFIIAILYQYKKFFILELALFIYALALFLHFIPGVNNIKVLDQVYASANSAPFNLYFSIDKPLGVFILFLLFPVLFKNTNYTKASVLKWGLLFLSPILLLCVPWYLGVIKLEISLPSWILYFLFSNLLLVALVEEAFFRGYLQQRLTQFIHPNLALLIASIAFGLVHYKSGVLMIVFASIAGLIYGLAYKYSKSLWSSVLFHYGLNLIHLVFFTYPFYLKH, encoded by the coding sequence ATGGCTTTAAGCACTCATCTTTTTTTGGCTATTTCTTTGGTGTTGCTTTCACTTGATAAAGCTAAAATATCGTATTTATTTTTACTCTTTTCACTTTTACTAGGATATATGTTTAACATTATAAACGCAACCTTTATAATGATTAATGTATTAGTTTTTATCATAGCTATATTGTATCAGTATAAAAAATTTTTCATACTTGAATTAGCTTTATTTATTTATGCTTTGGCTTTATTTCTTCATTTTATCCCAGGCGTAAATAACATCAAAGTCTTAGATCAAGTCTATGCAAGCGCAAATAGTGCACCTTTTAATCTTTACTTTAGTATTGATAAACCCCTAGGTGTTTTTATACTTTTTTTACTTTTTCCAGTTTTATTTAAAAACACAAACTACACCAAAGCTTCAGTGTTAAAATGGGGTTTGTTATTTTTATCTCCTATTCTTTTACTATGTGTGCCTTGGTATTTGGGCGTAATCAAGCTAGAAATCAGCTTACCATCATGGATTTTGTATTTTTTATTTTCAAACCTTTTATTGGTGGCTTTAGTAGAAGAAGCTTTTTTTAGAGGTTATCTCCAACAAAGACTTACGCAGTTTATCCACCCCAACCTTGCCTTACTAATCGCAAGCATAGCTTTTGGACTAGTGCATTATAAAAGCGGTGTTTTGATGATTGTATTTGCTAGTATAGCAGGTTTGATTTATGGTTTAGCTTATAAGTATTCAAAAAGCTTATGGAGTAGTGTATTGTTTCACTATGGTTTAAATTTAATCCATTTGGTGTTTTTTACCTATCCTTTTTACCTAAAACACTAA
- a CDS encoding DMT family transporter: protein MIERTKISSNFGWFMVILGGLVECFWVSGLKYSTEIWHYALTAIGVCISFTCFLKACERLEVSIAYSVFVGIGTVGVVLNEMFIFNEPTSITKLALIAILLLSIIGLKIISKETK from the coding sequence ATGATAGAACGAACAAAAATAAGCTCTAATTTTGGTTGGTTTATGGTGATTTTGGGTGGCTTGGTTGAGTGTTTTTGGGTAAGTGGGCTAAAATACTCAACTGAAATTTGGCATTATGCTTTAACAGCCATTGGGGTGTGTATATCTTTTACATGTTTTTTAAAAGCTTGCGAGAGACTTGAAGTGAGTATTGCTTATAGTGTTTTTGTGGGTATTGGTACAGTTGGAGTGGTGCTTAATGAGATGTTTATTTTTAATGAACCAACTTCCATTACCAAGCTTGCTTTAATAGCCATTTTGCTTTTAAGCATTATAGGCCTTAAGATCATCAGCAAGGAAACTAAGTAA
- a CDS encoding cache domain-containing protein → MFKTIIARRISMLTALILCIGFGIFVGINYHSSKIDILQSITHGKQESVKNGKSFIELYFNSRKENIDKIAKAIVASKDVGEEGLAKFLEHVFTLYSFTAIYVGYEKDGSLIDVDMNSKGKYFILNQEKDGFDARTRAWYKLTKDTKMINISDPFLDVVTKKMVVSITAPLEIDGKFVGVLAGEVFLDDMRKAFEGLKITPSNSVFLINNNGNLIAHSSGDIDLNKETEMADAIKSFVKEVKAAPNTPTDLIKYTLKGDQRVAVCLNTANEMMLCSANSLKDYDDVFDKLLVTQIIFGVIFVIVIIAILGGMIDHFLKKIIIIQNTLKSFFDSLNYKKKMDLMEISLKGNDEFSVIAREISQSIVNTQNNLHKDQEAVAESVQKVKEIERGNLSARIDKNPINPQLVELKNILNDMLDVLEEKIGSNINELDRVLDSYKALDFSTQVQNAKGNVEVTTNVLGEEIKKMLVSSSTFAKELTLQSVKLEESMQKLVDGTHSQSQSLEKSIHAVDQINISMQNVGDKTKEVATQADNIK, encoded by the coding sequence ATGTTTAAAACGATTATCGCAAGAAGAATTTCTATGCTTACAGCTTTGATCTTGTGTATAGGATTTGGGATTTTTGTAGGAATAAATTATCATTCTTCTAAAATAGATATTTTACAAAGCATTACTCACGGAAAACAAGAAAGTGTGAAAAATGGTAAAAGTTTCATCGAGCTTTATTTTAATTCAAGAAAAGAAAACATAGATAAAATAGCAAAAGCTATTGTTGCTAGTAAAGATGTTGGAGAGGAAGGTCTTGCCAAATTTTTAGAGCATGTTTTTACCTTGTATTCTTTTACGGCTATTTATGTAGGTTATGAAAAAGATGGAAGTTTGATTGATGTAGATATGAATTCTAAAGGTAAATATTTTATTTTAAATCAAGAAAAAGATGGTTTTGATGCTAGAACAAGAGCGTGGTATAAACTTACAAAAGATACCAAAATGATAAACATCTCTGATCCTTTTTTAGATGTAGTTACAAAAAAGATGGTCGTTTCGATCACTGCACCTCTTGAAATAGATGGAAAATTTGTAGGAGTGTTGGCAGGAGAGGTTTTTCTTGATGATATGCGTAAAGCTTTTGAGGGGTTAAAAATAACTCCAAGCAATAGTGTTTTTTTAATCAATAATAATGGAAATTTGATCGCTCATTCTTCGGGGGATATTGATTTAAATAAAGAAACAGAAATGGCAGATGCGATTAAATCTTTTGTAAAAGAAGTTAAAGCAGCACCTAACACACCAACTGATTTAATAAAATACACCTTAAAAGGTGATCAACGCGTTGCGGTGTGTTTAAATACAGCCAATGAAATGATGTTGTGTTCTGCGAATTCTTTAAAAGATTATGATGATGTTTTTGATAAATTGCTTGTTACGCAGATTATTTTTGGAGTGATATTTGTGATCGTTATTATTGCTATTTTGGGTGGTATGATAGATCATTTTCTAAAAAAGATCATCATTATACAAAATACATTAAAAAGCTTTTTTGATAGTCTAAATTATAAAAAGAAAATGGATTTGATGGAAATTAGTCTCAAAGGCAATGATGAATTTTCAGTTATAGCGCGTGAAATCAGTCAAAGCATTGTAAACACTCAAAACAACTTACACAAAGATCAAGAGGCAGTTGCTGAAAGTGTGCAAAAAGTAAAAGAAATAGAACGTGGCAATTTATCTGCAAGGATTGATAAAAATCCTATCAATCCTCAACTTGTAGAGTTAAAAAATATTTTAAATGATATGCTTGATGTTTTAGAAGAGAAAATAGGATCAAATATCAATGAGCTTGATCGAGTGCTTGATAGCTATAAGGCGTTAGATTTTTCTACACAGGTTCAAAACGCAAAAGGTAATGTAGAGGTTACTACTAACGTGCTGGGCGAAGAGATTAAAAAAATGCTTGTTTCATCTTCTACGTTTGCAAAAGAACTAACTTTGCAAAGTGTAAAATTAGAAGAATCAATGCAAAAACTAGTAGATGGGACACACTCTCAGTCACAGTCGCTTGAAAAATCCATTCACGCGGTAGATCAGATCAACATCTCTATGCAAAATGTAGGCGATAAAACCAAAGAGGTTGCAACACAAGCAGATAATATCAAATAA
- a CDS encoding DMT family transporter: MEWFFLFLATAFEIFGVIIMKQLVSTKNKLYLLALIVCFGFSFGFLSLSMQNIAMSVAYSIWTGAGTAGGVIIGVLFYKESKSFLKLFLIALIIACTVGLKILS, encoded by the coding sequence ATGGAATGGTTTTTTTTATTCTTAGCGACTGCTTTTGAAATTTTTGGTGTGATTATCATGAAACAGCTTGTAAGCACTAAAAACAAGCTTTATCTTTTAGCTTTGATAGTGTGTTTTGGTTTTTCATTTGGTTTTTTAAGCCTTAGTATGCAAAACATTGCTATGAGCGTGGCTTATTCTATATGGACGGGTGCAGGAACAGCAGGTGGGGTCATCATAGGAGTACTTTTTTACAAAGAAAGTAAAAGCTTTTTAAAGCTTTTTTTGATCGCTCTCATCATTGCTTGCACTGTGGGTTTAAAAATACTCTCATAG
- the bioD gene encoding dethiobiotin synthase: protein MKIYISGIDTDVGKTYLSARLCKELGFNYFKLIQAGVPKDSEAIAQFSPKTKIFKEGVFLQTPASPHKGRILENLNYKAFDIQIPQSDKLIIELAGGLFSPLDDEKTMIDYMSAFKHPTILVAKDYLGSINHTLLSIEALKQRDIKILALILKSQDNFSKDFISNYAKIPIIEFDDKVCEKLLKILENLS from the coding sequence ATGAAAATATACATTAGTGGTATAGACACAGATGTTGGCAAAACTTATCTAAGTGCTAGACTTTGTAAGGAATTAGGCTTTAATTATTTTAAGCTTATTCAAGCAGGTGTGCCAAAAGATAGCGAGGCAATAGCTCAATTTAGCCCAAAAACTAAGATTTTCAAAGAAGGTGTGTTTTTGCAAACCCCTGCTTCCCCGCACAAAGGTAGGATTTTAGAGAATTTAAACTACAAAGCCTTTGATATACAAATTCCACAAAGTGACAAACTCATCATCGAGTTAGCTGGTGGACTTTTTTCGCCCCTTGATGATGAAAAAACGATGATTGATTATATGAGTGCGTTTAAACACCCTACGATTTTAGTCGCAAAAGACTATCTAGGAAGTATCAATCACACGCTTTTAAGCATAGAAGCACTCAAACAAAGAGATATTAAAATCCTTGCTTTAATCTTAAAAAGCCAAGATAATTTTAGCAAGGATTTTATAAGCAACTATGCTAAAATTCCTATCATAGAATTTGATGATAAAGTGTGCGAAAAGCTTTTAAAAATCCTTGAAAATCTCTCTTAA
- the surE gene encoding 5'/3'-nucleotidase SurE gives MKEILITNDDGYESEGLKKLIKMLKKHFKAKITIVAPASEKSACSHAITLTKPLRFHKVGKRFYKLDDGTPADCIYLALHALYKKRLPDLVISGINKGANVGEDITYSGTCAGAMEAVLHGIPAIALSQFYQDNQKELDFKLALKLTKKIVKNIFDHGFPLDKKEFLNINFPSSKTAFQGIKVCKAGKRIYSYEAHSNTNPRGVEYYWLAAANLDHENEKNSDIALLKQGYATITPIMLDLTAYKQIKNLKKWIKNG, from the coding sequence ATGAAAGAAATTTTAATAACAAACGATGATGGCTATGAAAGTGAAGGTCTAAAAAAGCTTATAAAAATGCTAAAAAAGCATTTTAAAGCTAAAATCACCATTGTAGCTCCTGCTAGCGAAAAATCAGCATGCTCGCATGCCATAACACTGACTAAACCATTAAGGTTTCATAAAGTGGGCAAGAGATTTTACAAACTCGATGATGGCACACCTGCTGATTGTATTTACCTTGCTTTGCATGCTTTATATAAAAAACGCTTGCCTGATCTTGTCATTAGTGGGATCAATAAAGGTGCCAATGTAGGCGAAGATATAACCTATTCAGGTACTTGCGCAGGAGCAATGGAAGCTGTACTTCATGGAATTCCTGCCATTGCTTTGTCTCAATTTTATCAGGATAACCAAAAAGAACTTGATTTTAAATTAGCATTAAAACTTACCAAAAAAATTGTTAAAAACATTTTCGATCATGGTTTTCCTTTAGACAAAAAAGAATTTCTAAATATCAATTTTCCTTCTAGCAAGACAGCTTTTCAAGGCATAAAAGTATGTAAAGCAGGGAAAAGAATTTATAGCTATGAAGCACACTCTAACACCAACCCAAGAGGAGTGGAGTACTACTGGCTAGCTGCTGCTAATCTTGACCATGAAAATGAAAAAAATTCAGATATAGCACTTTTAAAACAAGGTTATGCTACAATCACGCCTATAATGCTTGATCTCACAGCTTATAAGCAAATAAAAAATCTCAAAAAATGGATAAAGAATGGATAG
- a CDS encoding adenosylmethionine--8-amino-7-oxononanoate transaminase, whose protein sequence is MNLKELDLKHIWHPCTQMSDHEFLPLIPIKKAKGVYLYDFDEKSYIDCISSWWVNIFGHCNEYINEKIKDQLQSLEHVLLAGFSHEPIIKLSQRLCKLLPFDKCFFADNGSSAIEVALKMSFQYHLNNGSKKDKFLSLSNSYHGETLGALSVGDVALYKKTYEPLLLKSITTPVPTSKDYTKELEILENILKNHHHEICAFILEPLLQCAGNMHMYELGYLDKAVKLAKSYDVQVIFDEIATGFGRTGEMFALDYCSQSIDYICLSKAITGGYLPLSVVLTKDEIYEKFYDSYESQKAFLHSHSYTGNALACAAANATLDIFEKENIIAKNKIKSAFIKTQWESLKEFEFLGNFRNLGMVSAFDIQKSKYQRAGLEVFQRALEKGLLLRPLGNTIYFMPPYVINEDEIAYVVQSLREIFKDF, encoded by the coding sequence ATGAATTTAAAAGAACTAGACTTAAAACACATTTGGCACCCTTGCACGCAAATGAGCGATCATGAGTTTTTACCTTTAATACCTATAAAAAAAGCCAAGGGAGTGTATTTGTATGATTTTGATGAAAAATCCTACATAGACTGCATTAGCTCTTGGTGGGTAAATATCTTTGGCCATTGTAATGAATACATCAATGAAAAAATCAAAGATCAACTTCAAAGTTTAGAACATGTCTTGTTGGCTGGCTTTTCACATGAGCCTATCATAAAGCTTTCACAAAGACTTTGCAAGCTTTTACCTTTTGATAAATGCTTTTTTGCAGACAATGGTAGTTCAGCCATAGAAGTGGCTTTAAAAATGAGTTTTCAATACCACTTAAACAATGGCTCTAAAAAGGATAAATTCTTATCACTTAGCAATTCTTACCATGGAGAAACCTTAGGTGCATTAAGCGTTGGCGATGTAGCACTTTATAAAAAAACCTATGAGCCTTTACTTTTAAAAAGTATCACAACGCCTGTGCCAACAAGCAAGGACTATACAAAAGAACTTGAAATTTTAGAAAACATTTTAAAAAATCATCATCATGAAATTTGTGCTTTTATACTTGAACCTTTACTTCAATGTGCGGGCAATATGCATATGTATGAGCTTGGGTATTTAGATAAGGCAGTTAAACTTGCTAAAAGTTATGATGTGCAAGTGATATTTGATGAGATAGCCACAGGTTTTGGACGTACAGGGGAGATGTTTGCGCTTGATTATTGTTCACAAAGTATTGATTATATATGTCTTTCTAAAGCTATCACGGGTGGGTATTTACCCCTTTCAGTGGTGCTTACTAAAGATGAAATTTATGAGAAATTTTATGATAGCTATGAGAGCCAAAAGGCCTTTTTGCACTCTCACTCTTACACGGGTAATGCCCTAGCTTGTGCAGCGGCTAATGCGACTTTGGACATTTTTGAAAAAGAAAATATCATCGCAAAAAATAAAATCAAAAGTGCTTTTATAAAAACTCAATGGGAAAGTTTAAAAGAATTTGAATTTTTAGGAAATTTTAGAAATTTAGGCATGGTAAGTGCATTTGATATACAAAAAAGCAAATACCAAAGAGCAGGACTTGAAGTCTTTCAAAGAGCCTTAGAAAAAGGCTTGCTTTTAAGACCACTTGGAAATACAATCTACTTCATGCCACCATATGTTATCAATGAAGATGAGATTGCTTATGTCGTGCAGTCTTTAAGAGAGATTTTCAAGGATTTTTAA
- a CDS encoding dinucleotide-utilizing enzyme, molybdopterin/thiamine biosynthesis family 1, protein MDRYTRIKWLINEENFAQIQNTKVLVCGLGGVGGICTDALFRSGFSDLTLIDADRFETTNQNRQLHSENIGEEKAKVFERIYNAKGIVSKIDNEFLQSFNLSEFDLIIDAIDDIPAKVALANLVDLKKQIFISSTGGARKLDPTRIKTTSIFKTHGDALAKKFRYELRKSGFKGDFDVVFSDEEAHCKELGSFMGVTASFGLALASLALRKVLNKKA, encoded by the coding sequence ATGGATAGATACACGCGTATAAAATGGCTTATTAATGAAGAAAATTTTGCTCAAATTCAAAACACTAAGGTTTTAGTTTGTGGCTTAGGTGGAGTTGGTGGAATTTGCACAGATGCACTTTTTAGAAGCGGTTTTAGTGATTTAACTTTAATCGATGCAGATAGATTTGAAACAACTAATCAAAACCGCCAACTTCATAGTGAAAACATAGGCGAAGAAAAAGCTAAGGTTTTTGAACGTATTTACAACGCCAAAGGTATAGTGAGTAAAATCGACAATGAATTTTTGCAAAGTTTTAATCTAAGCGAGTTTGATCTTATCATCGATGCAATCGATGATATACCCGCTAAAGTTGCCTTAGCTAACTTGGTTGATTTAAAAAAGCAAATTTTTATCTCATCAACTGGTGGAGCTAGAAAACTTGATCCAACACGCATTAAAACCACAAGTATCTTTAAAACACACGGTGACGCTCTAGCTAAAAAATTCCGCTATGAGCTTAGAAAGTCAGGCTTTAAAGGGGATTTTGATGTGGTATTTTCAGATGAAGAAGCTCATTGTAAAGAACTTGGTTCATTTATGGGCGTAACAGCTTCTTTTGGACTTGCTCTAGCTTCTTTAGCCTTAAGAAAAGTACTCAACAAAAAAGCTTGA
- the blaOXA gene encoding OXA-493 family class D beta-lactamase: MKKIFLLFSLFCSFVLANENLKDLFKDYNESGVFIAYDGKNYYSNDFKKASKRILPASTFKIFNTLIALNEGVVKDTSIIFYHYKGEEVFLPSWKNDANLALAMQRSQVPAYKELARKIGLEKMQKNLNKLNYGNQKISKIDEFWLDNSLQISPKEQASLLFKLANLTLDYPKHIQEEVINIIKLKENDHYELFAKTGWGLRQYGQIVGFIKSKKSNKIYAFALSMNISDFNKLYLREEIVQLYLDQL; this comes from the coding sequence ATGAAAAAAATATTTTTACTTTTTAGTCTTTTTTGCTCTTTTGTTTTGGCAAATGAAAATTTAAAAGATCTTTTTAAAGATTACAATGAAAGTGGAGTTTTTATAGCTTATGATGGTAAGAATTACTATAGCAATGATTTTAAAAAAGCAAGCAAACGCATTTTACCTGCCTCTACTTTTAAAATTTTTAACACCCTAATTGCACTAAATGAAGGCGTTGTAAAAGATACTAGTATAATTTTTTATCATTACAAGGGAGAAGAAGTTTTTCTCCCTTCTTGGAAAAATGATGCAAATTTAGCCCTAGCCATGCAAAGATCTCAAGTTCCTGCTTATAAAGAACTAGCTAGAAAAATAGGCTTAGAAAAAATGCAAAAAAACTTAAACAAACTCAATTATGGCAATCAAAAAATAAGCAAAATAGATGAATTTTGGCTTGATAATTCTTTGCAAATTAGCCCCAAAGAACAAGCTAGTTTGCTTTTTAAACTTGCCAATTTAACACTAGATTACCCTAAACATATACAAGAAGAAGTGATTAATATCATCAAGTTAAAAGAAAATGATCACTATGAACTTTTTGCAAAAACAGGTTGGGGTCTTAGACAATATGGACAAATCGTAGGTTTTATAAAAAGTAAAAAAAGTAACAAAATTTACGCTTTTGCTTTAAGTATGAATATAAGTGATTTTAACAAGCTTTATCTAAGAGAAGAAATAGTACAACTGTATCTAGATCAATTATAA
- a CDS encoding aminotransferase class I/II-fold pyridoxal phosphate-dependent enzyme, with protein MQIAQILDELKQQDNFRILRSLKHEGKYVVYNGQKLLNLASNDYLNLSNEKALKQDFLMHLKEFEFSSSSSRSLSGNYAIFDEFESFLEAKLGKKILHFNNGYALNVSCLQALASIKNTLFLADKQVHASIIDGLRLGGAKFIRFKHNDTKHLQSLVQKHYKEFENIIIISEALFSMDGDFAPIKEFVSLKKEFKNIKIYIDEAHSIGCFGDDGLGYVKFLGLEKEVDFLVFTFGKAIASMGACMISDEKDFFINKARAFIYSTAIAPINVAWTLHVFKHLHEFNTQRKELLELSTWFKNALASKGLVLGDAYVISFILGQNALASEISQKLLENGIFAPAIKEPTVAKNTARIRFSLHAGLVKKDLEKVLEVL; from the coding sequence ATGCAAATTGCACAAATTTTAGATGAGTTAAAACAACAAGATAATTTTAGAATTCTACGCTCATTAAAACATGAGGGAAAATATGTCGTTTATAATGGGCAGAAATTGCTAAATTTAGCGAGCAATGATTATTTAAATTTAAGTAATGAAAAAGCATTGAAGCAAGATTTTTTAATGCATTTAAAAGAATTTGAATTTTCTAGTTCAAGTTCAAGAAGCTTGAGTGGAAATTATGCGATTTTTGATGAATTTGAAAGTTTTTTAGAAGCTAAGTTAGGCAAAAAAATCTTGCATTTTAACAATGGCTATGCTTTAAATGTAAGCTGCTTGCAAGCTTTAGCAAGCATTAAAAATACTTTATTTTTAGCAGATAAACAAGTGCACGCAAGTATCATCGATGGTTTAAGGCTTGGTGGGGCTAAATTTATAAGATTTAAGCACAATGATACAAAGCATTTACAAAGCTTAGTGCAAAAGCATTATAAAGAATTTGAAAATATCATCATCATAAGTGAAGCGCTATTTAGTATGGATGGGGATTTTGCACCTATAAAAGAATTTGTAAGCTTAAAAAAAGAGTTTAAAAATATCAAAATTTACATTGATGAAGCTCATAGCATAGGGTGTTTTGGAGATGATGGTTTGGGTTATGTGAAATTTTTGGGCTTAGAAAAGGAAGTGGATTTTTTAGTTTTTACCTTTGGCAAGGCTATAGCTTCTATGGGAGCTTGCATGATAAGTGATGAAAAAGATTTTTTTATCAACAAAGCAAGAGCTTTTATATACTCAACTGCCATTGCACCTATCAATGTAGCTTGGACTTTGCATGTTTTTAAGCATTTGCATGAATTTAACACTCAAAGAAAAGAGCTTTTAGAGTTAAGCACTTGGTTTAAAAATGCTTTAGCAAGTAAAGGTTTAGTTTTAGGTGATGCTTATGTCATCTCTTTTATTTTAGGGCAAAATGCACTAGCTAGTGAAATTTCGCAAAAGCTTTTAGAAAATGGTATTTTCGCACCTGCTATTAAAGAGCCAACCGTGGCTAAAAATACAGCTAGAATTCGCTTTTCTTTGCATGCTGGACTAGTGAAAAAAGACTTAGAAAAGGTTTTGGAGGTACTTTGA
- a CDS encoding methyltransferase domain-containing protein: MQTFIRAKDTYSANTPVQKDMAKELCKMLVENDLSDFEAVFEFGCGVGDFSKILQECIKFKHYFLNDIYPFENPCKFDEFGVFDMNELKNHHFYTKKFDLIASNACVQWLKLDELLENLASMLNQNGILLFSTFGEKNFTQIKQSAKLSLEYLTLEQIAQKLSKKFKIIKAKEELKELKFDHTLELFRHLKLSGVNALSDKFFISKAFLKNYEKEFQNTLTYHPMFFLLEKHNH; encoded by the coding sequence TTGCAAACTTTCATAAGAGCAAAAGACACTTATAGCGCAAATACACCTGTGCAAAAAGACATGGCTAAAGAGCTTTGTAAAATGCTTGTTGAGAATGATTTGAGCGATTTTGAAGCGGTGTTTGAGTTTGGCTGTGGGGTAGGGGATTTTAGTAAGATCTTGCAAGAGTGTATTAAATTTAAGCATTATTTTTTAAATGATATTTATCCTTTTGAAAATCCTTGTAAGTTTGATGAATTTGGTGTTTTTGATATGAATGAACTTAAAAATCATCATTTTTATACGAAAAAATTTGATCTTATAGCTTCCAATGCCTGCGTGCAATGGTTAAAGCTAGATGAGCTTTTAGAAAACCTTGCAAGTATGTTAAATCAAAATGGGATTTTGCTTTTTTCTACTTTTGGAGAAAAAAATTTCACTCAAATAAAACAAAGCGCCAAATTATCACTTGAATATTTAACTTTAGAGCAAATTGCACAAAAGCTTTCTAAAAAATTTAAGATCATAAAAGCAAAAGAAGAATTAAAAGAGTTAAAATTTGATCATACTTTAGAACTTTTTAGACATTTGAAATTAAGCGGGGTAAATGCTTTGAGTGATAAATTTTTCATAAGCAAGGCATTTTTAAAAAACTATGAAAAAGAATTTCAAAATACCTTGACTTATCACCCTATGTTTTTTTTACTTGAAAAACATAACCATTAG
- a CDS encoding pimeloyl-ACP methyl esterase BioG family protein encodes MKTHFLHENANSSELILFFSGFCSHFSHFAHLKSDVNVLMVYDYTSFDWEFDLHKFEKITLVGFSMGVCVASKLLKDIKFDKKIAINGTNLPIDDEFGIKKAIFKLTMKRFVLEDFKSNLLEKRMSLSDEFYFEKNEYLKAELLSLYEFCTKDLNENFTWDKAIISKDDKIFPPKHAFHFFKEKAMFVDEPHFAFFKYRTWEALCKLS; translated from the coding sequence TTGAAAACTCATTTTTTACATGAAAATGCCAATTCATCTGAGTTGATTTTATTTTTTTCAGGATTTTGCTCGCATTTTAGCCATTTTGCACATTTAAAAAGCGATGTAAATGTTTTAATGGTGTATGATTATACGAGTTTTGATTGGGAATTTGATCTTCATAAATTTGAAAAAATCACCCTTGTTGGCTTTTCTATGGGAGTTTGCGTGGCGAGTAAACTTTTAAAAGATATAAAATTTGATAAAAAAATAGCCATAAATGGCACCAATTTACCTATAGATGATGAATTTGGGATCAAAAAAGCCATTTTTAAACTTACGATGAAAAGGTTTGTTTTAGAGGATTTTAAATCAAATTTGCTTGAAAAAAGAATGAGTTTAAGTGATGAATTTTACTTTGAAAAAAATGAGTATTTAAAAGCGGAGCTTTTAAGTTTATATGAGTTTTGCACTAAAGACTTAAATGAAAATTTCACTTGGGATAAAGCCATAATCAGTAAAGATGATAAAATCTTTCCGCCAAAGCATGCTTTTCATTTTTTCAAAGAAAAGGCAATGTTTGTTGATGAACCACATTTTGCATTTTTTAAATACCGCACTTGGGAAGCACTTTGCAAACTTTCATAA